TTTAGGGTTTACTATCATTAACTGTCTCTGGCATGCAACTCTTGTTATTATCCTTTCATTTATGCAAAAGTTCAGGGCATAATCAATCTGACTTAATATGAAATATTCATTTCTTCTGGGTTTTTATTTGTATGGCACTTGGCCAATTCCAATATTAGTCAGATGTTATGTTGTTGATAAAAGAGTTTTATGGGGAAAGAACTTCTACTGCTATATGCCTAAAACAAATGGCCTAAAGaaactgataaaataacatgaaaagaaaattagatgTAGTAATATGTATAGTTTCATGTTGCTGTAAAATCAAACTTTCATCACAGTAATAAATTTCTGAAGAGGTAACTTAAACTGAACCTGTCTAATGCCAATGGATTtaatcacccaaaaaaaaaaagatttgaactCACACTTTACAAGCTTCCGCTGAATTTTTTGAAGGAACTAAAGAATGCAATTTGTTGTACAATTCTGACCAAGTGAAGGAAATGCAgctcaatcatataatttatcaaGTCAGAAGTGGAATTTAGGTGGTGTTACATGAGGAATTCCTTTGAATTATAGCTGACCACCATAGTGCGCCTGATGCCCACCGTATTTATGCTCTCCAGAATCATTCATGGCTCGAGTTTCCGACTCAGCACTGGAGAGTTCAGTTGAATTGTTTCCGGATTTGTTTGAATATGGCATTGTCATTTCCCTGGATGAGTAATCTTCACTGACTTCAGAACTGTCTTCCCCTAGTGCCATTTTCCTGAATATCGCAATGTCATGATTGTACTGTTCGGAATCATAAATATTGCTCTGCCCATATTTCACCCCATTGCTTAGATCCGACATTTCTCCATCACTGTCCAATGCTCTCACAACCTAACAGAGGAGAAATTTGCCGTAAAACCAATGCACAAACCTCCATTGCCATTCAGCGGGAAATTATAAGAATGGCTGAAACAAAGACAAATCTCACCTGAACCATGCGGGGTCTCTTTGGAGCAGAATGGCGAACACATGCAGCAGCTGCCTCAATCATTCTGTACATTTCAGCTTCCACATAATGTTTTTCAAGCCTTGGATCAGCTAATTCGCTAAAATCACCTGTTTCAAGAGCCCGCACAAGTAGAGGACGAGCCTGCCAGATTTATCACAGTACATTGTCATGTATAAATATAACCATCAACACGAACTCCTTTTGGGGTGATGAAGTAAGGAAATAATTCGTACCCATTCAACCAAACTCTCTTCCCCCAAAGGCTGAGTTGGATCAACTGGCTTACGCCCAGTTATAAGCTCTAGAAGTACAACGCCAAATGAGAATACATCTGATCTATCTGTCAATTTGCCACTTGATGCGTACTCTGGTGCTAAATATCTGAAACCCAAATAAAATTACAGTTGAAAAAAGCTCCAAGTACTCCAAGACACAGGGAAGAGGATATCAAATAACAGAAGAACTATAATCTACAATGGAGCTCAGCAATCCTAGACAATTTAAACCTACCCGAATGTCCCCATTACTCTAGTTGAGACATGGGTCTGAGTGGTGTCGTTTAGTCTGGCAAGTCCAAAGTCTGCAACCTGTATTTGAAGAAATTCTCACTATTCACAAATCAGAAGGAACccgaaaaaggaaaaaagaaaagaggagAAACTTAAGAACTCAAGAAGCACTGAAAGTGAAAAGAATTTGAGAAAGAAACCAGTTAGTACTAACCTGTGCTTCAAAATCCTTATCCAACAGAATGTTTGCGGATTTAATGTCCCTATGAATGATTTTCGGATGACCTGcaaatcaattgaataaaattagatGCTTTAGATACTGAACTTACGCAAACTTTGAAACTTTAAAGATGACTTCATTTTATTAGTTGTCCTTTTTGCTGAACAGCAAACCTAATCATGTCATTGTAGCTAATTTTAGGAAATTAAACTGGAGGCAACAGTTATGCCCACTATTGGACTATCTGTCATCAATTGACCCACAGAGCGAAGCATAGGAAGAAGACGATTAACAACAGTGCATGATTAACAATATGGCAGGTATAATTCAAGATTGTtataaaatagagaaaagagAATCAGAagttatatcactatataatgaGAAGGCACATGGAGACATACAATCTTCGTGTAAATATGCCAAACCCTTTGCGGCCCCTATAGCAATCTTGAGTCTTTTGGGCCAATCTAGCACAGTTTTAGCTGAAAACACAAATCATTATCTAAATTAGACAGTTATATAGCTTCGTCAGTTCAATGAGAACATCAAATTTGAGAGGTTAAAAGGATTGTGTTACCATGCAAATGATGCTCCAAAGTGTTATTCGGAACAAACTCATAGATGAGTAATCTATTACGATCAGCAATGCAATATCCCACCAAAGACACTAAATGTCGATGATGAACACGACTGATAATCTCAACTTCAGCCTTGAATTCTCTTTCCCCCTGTCCGCTGCCAGCCTTGAGTTGTTTGACAGCCACCTCTTTTCCATCTGGCAGTTTTCCCTTATAAACACATCCAAAGCCCCCCTCACCGATAACACTTTCACGGGAGAATCCATTGGTCATTTTCATCACTTCTTCATAGTTAAACAAGCTCTTGGATCCGCTTATGACGCCAGAGTCCGACCCCCCATAGCTTCCTATAGGAGATGGGTGATTTTGGTTACCATAGTAGGGATCCATTGGTCCAGAATGTGCCATCATGTATGGCTGACCATAGTAATATCCGTCTACATGAGAAATATTATAGGAAGAAAATCGATTAAACCATATCATATTGTGATGAAAACTTGGAAAACAGGCGCTTAATTTACCTGTTTTTTCAGGAAAGTTTTTGGGAGGCCTGTAATGGCTGGGATAGGGGTCGCGTCTCTTTTTCTTCCGCCTCGCCACAAAAAATATGGCAATAAATACAACAGCAAGCATACCGGCTACTGTTGCAGCAATAATAGTGCTTTCATTAACTCCACTTGTTGACGATGAGTTCGATGTCGTTGAAGGTGTGCTGTCTGTCTTGGAACTGGAAGAAGAATCAGTAGTTGAGGATGATCCTGATGGCGTTTTAGTATTAGCAGAGTTGGAAGATGTTAGTGGACCTTGTGCAGTTGCTGATGGATTAGTGGTTGGTGGAGTGATTCCAGGAGTAGTTGAT
This sequence is a window from Mangifera indica cultivar Alphonso chromosome 5, CATAS_Mindica_2.1, whole genome shotgun sequence. Protein-coding genes within it:
- the LOC123216341 gene encoding proline-rich receptor-like protein kinase PERK13, which gives rise to MSNSAGSPGSSSDNSTGDNSPPSPGGDSSKSSEQGKAPPPQSNNNSGSNNSNNNNNNSTAPSPQKSPSSPPPSNSEKNKNPPPNQSPPPKKSSPPPSPPPSSPPPSSAPPSPPPSSPKNSPPPASQQSPPPPPDQASPPPPAEGKNTPANPAPSNGTAESGGAKWNPPPTQATLTPPSSSTTPGITPPTTNPSATAQGPLTSSNSANTKTPSGSSSTTDSSSSSKTDSTPSTTSNSSSTSGVNESTIIAATVAGMLAVVFIAIFFVARRKKKRRDPYPSHYRPPKNFPEKTDGYYYGQPYMMAHSGPMDPYYGNQNHPSPIGSYGGSDSGVISGSKSLFNYEEVMKMTNGFSRESVIGEGGFGCVYKGKLPDGKEVAVKQLKAGSGQGEREFKAEVEIISRVHHRHLVSLVGYCIADRNRLLIYEFVPNNTLEHHLHAKTVLDWPKRLKIAIGAAKGLAYLHEDCHPKIIHRDIKSANILLDKDFEAQVADFGLARLNDTTQTHVSTRVMGTFGYLAPEYASSGKLTDRSDVFSFGVVLLELITGRKPVDPTQPLGEESLVEWARPLLVRALETGDFSELADPRLEKHYVEAEMYRMIEAAAACVRHSAPKRPRMVQVVRALDSDGEMSDLSNGVKYGQSNIYDSEQYNHDIAIFRKMALGEDSSEVSEDYSSREMTMPYSNKSGNNSTELSSAESETRAMNDSGEHKYGGHQAHYGGQL